In the Brachionichthys hirsutus isolate HB-005 chromosome 1, CSIRO-AGI_Bhir_v1, whole genome shotgun sequence genome, CAGTTCGGGCTTTGGTGGCCGAGCTGACTGTGACCACCGAGCTAGTGTCTGGAGGAAAATAAGATGGGTCTTCAATACCTGAACTTAATGAGTGAAGCTCGCTCGAcgcgctcggccatttagcggcagcatctggaagttgctcgtatctcaaagcgaaatattgctcgcaggttCGCTCCTGCcccggaacactcgtatgtcgaggtattactgtatgtgGGAAGATTAATCATTTAAAACCATGTGTTGCAGGCTGATGAATTCTTTCCTCCCCAATCCCACCTGTAGATTGATAGTTCACTCTACAGGCGAGATTCGACTACAGCAATGATAGTAGCGCGGAACTCTAAGGTTTTTACGACAAATGATGTGGAGATATCTCGGCCAAAGTTGGAATAGATTGTTGGAGAATGACATGAGAGCAGGTCTCAAGCCTTGCAGACAACATTCTGGGGGAAATCATGCAGCCCCAGATGACTGTCGGGGAGGAAAGGGTTAACTGTCAAAGGCGTTTGTATCTTTTCACAACAAAGCACTATTTTCCACATAGCTATCTATACCGCCATTTCTTTtgttagaaatgtttgcatttagATTATTGAGTTGCAGTTGTGGAAGATAACAGCgattactcttttttttttacttgtgtgcATGTTGCTTGTGTTTCCAGCCTCGGAGTCAGAGAGTGACGTTTCACCTGAGAAACGAGCAAGAGTGGGTGCAGTACCAGAGGCTAAAGCgtcttcatcctcgtcatcTTTGTTTGTATCATGCAGCGGGTTTAAACAGCGGAGCCGCAAACGTTGCCATCACTGTCAAACCAAATTGGAGCTGGTACAGCAAGAGCTGGGATCCTGCCGCTGCGGTACGACAATACGACTTTATATAAGCACAAACACGCATGCTCTAAACAAGCAGGcctattcacacacatttagtaGTGGCAGTTTTTAGTAAAGACCTCAGCCATGGGGCTCACACATGAATAagataataaatgcatttttcagcGGTTAATATTGGCCTGTTAAATACTCGTCGTGTGATTTAGGATAGAGAATATTAAATCTAATGCAGTGAAAAGCATCAACAACCTGTTGATGCTTTTTACCTGCCCTGAGGAACCATTACAGACAGCCTGAATGTTGCAGATTGCACATAAAACACAAGGCAATTGCTACTAACACTAATGCAGTTTAAACCAATACTTGACTTGCTAATCAACTTGTTTGGCTTTTTAAGTACGTTAATTTGTATGCATAGTTCTTCACTGCTCAAAGGCCATCTCCTTATACCCAGGCCATAATTTCTAAATTGGAAATtgcctttccccccccccccatcaggcaCTGCTTAACTAATGGAGCAACTATTCTTAATAGTCTAGTGCGTACCATGAAAACCGGCTTTTTAACAGACTGAAGGGAAAATGGTGGAAATTACAGTGATTTCTTGCTATTGGAATAATTGCAGATTACTTTGCTAATGTTCCTACGGAATGTCTCACAGGGAGGTCTGATACGTCGAAATCAAGCATGCTTCATGCAGAATTTATAATCAAACATGAACACACTCGGTAGATTTTTGCTGTTGCATGGTGATGACTATCTATGTGATGCAGGGTAAGCAATGGAACCTAAAAAGCTAATTAAATCAGAGGTTTTCATctgatgtggaggagcaggacCCTTTTTACTATTTGGCACTTTGCCTTGGCTTTCATTTTCCAAGTTAATTTATTGTTTCATAATTTGATTGCTTCATAAATTAACCTTTATAGCTTTGCTTGCCATTTgttacaaaataataatgaccAGTGGATGCTGCCCTGCTTGAGCTCTAATACCAAAATTAAAATGGCATTAAGTACATCAGCTCAACTATTGATGTGCTCTATATTTACTCTCTTGACTCACAACTGATGGAATTAACATCCATTTAGACATCTGAAGTGCAATCAGGCTTGTGATTTTCTTTCGTAAGGAGCATCCTGTAAAGACTGTTCTGATTAAAGTTAAATCAGTTTTGAGATATAAAACTGATTTATAGGGTGAGTAATCAAGTTTTTACCTAAAATGTTTTCAGTAAaatattgtagttttttttttaatgtttactgACGATGACTGACATCGTGGGAGATTTCGGCATTTCTTTGTGAAAAGCTAAACCATTACTGGCAGTAGCATGAAATGTTCTAGAACCACCATTACACTCCATTTCCGCGCTCTTTAATCACATGGATTTGAATTGCCTTGCAACCGGCTGTCAAAGCATATTTTTAATCACCACTCATTGAATGCCAGCAATGATAGTTAGTATTAATGAATTAATTGGAGACGACGAGAGTTAACAAGCTTCTCTGAGCTTATCAAGCCTTCGCCAGCGGCAGTGCCTTTCAATCAAAGTGCTTCAGTTGAGACAGCCAGTCGCAGAGATGAGGGTTGTCTGCATTTGTTGAATGGAGCCGCATGATGAGGCTCTTTTCTGAATATATGACACTTTACAAAGCCCTGAATAGAATTGGCCCTCGGCCATTTAACAGAATGCATGTAGAGTATTGCTGCACACAGTATTTAGATAAAACACTTTGcttggcagcacggtggcagagtggttagcgctatcgcctcacagcaagaaggtactgggtttgaatcctacctgtgtagagtttgcatgttctccccgtgtccgcgagGGTTCTCTCCAGGTCTCAGGCTTGGCTACCTGAGGCCCATCTATAGCGTAGGGAGGTGTGCATGAACggttgcctgtctctgtgtgaccctGGCCGATGTGCTGGCAACgcgttcggggtgtaccccgcctctgccccatagcaagctgggataggctccagtaactcccgtaACCCGCAGAGTGGGAAAGCGCTAGAACATTTATGAATGTACAGACATGCTGACTGGActgttgaatgtttttggaATAATTTAGTAATCATTCtaaagacaataaaagaaaactcAACAAATTGCAcactcttcctctgctgcactCCAGGTTATGTCTTCTGTATGCTCCACCGGCTCCCAGAGCAGCATCAGTGTCTCTTCGACCACCTGGGCCGTGGTCGTCAGGAGGCCGGCCTGAAGATGGTCAAGCTCGACCGCAAGGTGGGCCGCTCCTGCCAGCGCATCGGAGAGGAGTGCTCCTGAGTGACTTTTCCCTTTGAAGAGTCTTGATGTTCAGATGGTGTCTTATCACAAGCaagaaataaatgctttttttttgctcttctcattttgtttttcaaagtttttttcagattttttggGGATACAAATCTTTACagttttctttaaattattGATCTTTGTGAAATCCAGATGTTAAACATGTCACAGTTGTGTCCTACTTCCGTTGGCTTGATCACGTCCTTTATTTTAAGATGCCTTTTGGAAAAATCAGAACCCGGGAAAGAGAACCATAAAGTGCAAAAGAAATACCGGTATACAATCACAATCGCTTCACTTTTA is a window encoding:
- the LOC137893151 gene encoding AN1-type zinc finger protein 3-like — protein: MGDTGSEGSKPPGNVNIMPPRCPCGFWGSSKTMNLCSKCFADIEKKQTDDDCMSKASSSSSSSQEDIFCNDTNSSVGQSLMSKPNASEDHSVEERGTPPVPAQDASESESDVSPEKRARVGAVPEAKASSSSSSLFVSCSGFKQRSRKRCHHCQTKLELVQQELGSCRCGYVFCMLHRLPEQHQCLFDHLGRGRQEAGLKMVKLDRKVGRSCQRIGEECS